The following proteins are co-located in the Gavia stellata isolate bGavSte3 chromosome 18, bGavSte3.hap2, whole genome shotgun sequence genome:
- the LFNG gene encoding beta-1,3-N-acetylglucosaminyltransferase lunatic fringe produces MLKSCGRKLLLSLVGSMFTCLLVLMVEPPGRPGLARGEAGGAQRALQSLGAAAAVAPPAAQGPSGLRSFADYFGRLSRARRELPAAPPSPPRPPAEDISPRDVFIAVKTTKKFHKARLELLLDTWISRNRDMTFIFTDGEDEELKKQARNVINTNCSAAHSRQALSCKMAVEYDKFIESGRKWFCHVDDDNYVNVRMLVKLLSSYPHTQDIYIGKPSLDRPIQATERISENKMHPVHFWFATGGAGFCISRGLALKMSPWASGGHFMSTAEKIRLPDDCTIGYIIESVLGVKLIRSNLFHSHLENLHQVPKTEIHKQVTLSYGMFENKRNSIHMKGAFSVEEDPSRFRSVHCLLYPDTPWCPANVVY; encoded by the exons ATGCTGAAGAGCTGCGGGAGGAAACTGCTGCTGTCCCTCGTGGGCTCCATGTTCACCTGCCTCCTGGTGCTCATGGTGGAGCCGCCGGGGAGGCCGGGGCTGGCCCGGGGGGAGGCCGGCGGGGCGCAGCGGGCGCTGCAGAGCctgggggcggcggcggcggtggcccCCCCGGCGGCGCAGGGTCCCTCCGGTCTCCGCAGCTTCGCCGACTACTTCGGGCGGCTGAGCCGAGCGCGGCGGGagctgcccgccgccccgccgagccccccgcggccgccggccgAGGACATCTCCCCCCGCGATGTCTTCATCGCCGTCAAGACCACCAAGAAGTTTCACAAGGCgcggctggagctgctgctcgACACCTGGATCTCCCGCAACCGCGACATG ACCTTCATCTTCACAGACGGGGAGGATGAGGAGCTGAAGAAGCAAGCAC GAAACGTCATCAACACCAACTGCTCGGCCGCCCACAGCCGCCAGGCCCTGTCCTGCAAGATGGCCGTGGAGTACGACAAGTTCATCGAGTCCGGCAGAAA GTGGTTCTGCCACGTGGACGATGACAACTACGTGAACGTGCGGATGCTGGTGAAGCTGCTCTCCAGCTACCCCCACACGCAGGACATCTACATCGGGAAGCCCAGCCTGGACCGGCCCATCCAGGCTACCGAGAGGATCAGCGAGAACAAGATG CACCCTGTGCATTTCTGGTTTGCCACGGGCGGAGCAGGTTTTTGTATCAGCCGGGGGCTGGCGCTGAAGATGAGCCCATGGGCCAG CGGGGGCCACTTCATGAGCACAGCGGAGAAGATCCGCCTGCCTGACGACTGCACCATCGGCTACATCATCGAGTCTGTGCTGGGGGTGAAGCTCATCCGGAGCAACCTCTTCCACTCGCACCTGGAGAACCTCCACCAGGTGCCCAAGACGGAGATCCACAAACAG GTGACACTAAGCTACGGCATGTTCGAAAACAAGCGGAACTCCATCCACATGAAGGGAGCCTTCTCCGTTGAGGAGGACCCATCCAG GTTTCGCTCCGTGCACTGCCTGCTGTACCCTGACACGCCGTGGTGCCCCGCCAACGTGGTTTACTAG